The Miscanthus floridulus cultivar M001 chromosome 7, ASM1932011v1, whole genome shotgun sequence genome includes a region encoding these proteins:
- the LOC136467684 gene encoding LOW QUALITY PROTEIN: mitochondrial metalloendopeptidase OMA1-like (The sequence of the model RefSeq protein was modified relative to this genomic sequence to represent the inferred CDS: deleted 1 base in 1 codon) codes for MNCLKNSRSILSRLLRHRSHVAAAPTPTPAPVPAAQSPASRYYYASRVLRNKPAVSRPAPPPQLPRPRHYYTSPRRQEVIHFDRRRGGSRWYHDQRKLTAAVLITGGGAVAFYFGHLETVPYTNRSHLVVLSPRLERQLGETQFTELKKEFGPKILPPLHPDSIRVRLIASEIVRAVHRGLSGHQRHAAAYGEDASYGYGGIADDLAIKNRDADATAAMFGASPDKNASAAVAAQRDDEVLDDRWVTESRSRGKARGAQPQTGHLDGLNWEVIVVKDDIVNAFCLPGGKIVVFTGLLNKFKADAEVATVLGHEVGHAIARHAAEQITKNLWVAILQIVILQFIYMPDLINMVSTLLLRLPFSRRMEIEADHIGLLLLAAAGYDPRVAPSVYEKLGKIGGDSALNNYLSTHPSSKKRAQLLSRASVMNEALELYREVSAGQGTEGFL; via the exons ATGAACTGCTTGAAGAACTCGCGCTCCATCCTCTCGCGACTCCTCCGCCACAGGTCCCACGTAGCCgcggcgccgacgccgacgccggcgcCGGTGCCGGCTGCGCAGTCACCGGCCTCGCGGTACTACTACGCCTCCCGCGTCCTCCGCAACAAGCCAGCCGTCTCCCGACCGGCTCCGCCGCCGCAGTTGCCGAGACCTAGGCACTACTACACATCCCCGCGGCGGCAGGAGGTCATCCACTTCGACCGCCGCCGCGGCGGGTCCCGGTGGTACCACGACCAGCGGAAGCTCACGGCGGCGGTCCTCATCACCGGCGGCGGGGCGGTCGCGTTCTACTTCGGCCATTTGGAGACCGTGCCCTACACCAACCGCTCCCACCTCGTCGTCCTCTCGCCGAGGCTCGAGCGCCAGCTCGGCGAGACCCAGTTCACTGAGCTCAAGAAGGAGTTCGGCCCCAAGATCCTGCCCCCGCTCCACCCCGACAGCATCCGCGTCCGCCTCATCGCCTCGGAGATCGTCCGCGCCGTCCACCGTGGCCTCTCCGGCCACCAGCGCCACGCCGCCGCCTACGGAGAGGACGCCTCGTATGGGTATGGCGGCATCGCCGACGACCTCGCCATCAAGAACCGCGACGCCGACGCTACTGCAGCGATGTTTGGTGCTTCCCCGGACAAGAACGCGAGCGCGGCCGTGGCCGCTCAGCGAGACGACGAGGTTCTGGATGACAGGTGGGTGACCGAGAGCCGGAGCCGTGGTAAGGCACGCGGGGCGCAGCCGCAGACGGGTCACCTGGACGGGCTTAATTGGGAGGTGATCGTTGTCAAAGATGACATCGTCAATGCATTTTGCCTGCCCGGTGGCAAGATTGTAGTCTTCACTGGATTGCTTAACAAATTCAAG GCCGATGCTGAGGTTGCCACTGTGCTTGGGCATGAG GTTGGGCATGCTATTGCAAGGCATGCTGCTGAGCAGATCACTAAGAACCTCTGGGTGGCAATCCTGCAGATTGTCATCCTGCAGTTTATCTACATGCCAGACTTGATAAATATGGTGTCAACACTCCTCCTCAGGCTACCCTTCTCACGAAG AATGGAGATAGAGGCTGACCACATTGGGCTCCTGCTGCTCGCTGCTGCTGGCTACGATCCACGTGTTGCCCCTTCGGTTTATGAGAAACTAGGAAAGATCGGAGGAGATTCAGCATTGAATAACTACCTCTCAACTCATCCGTCCAGCAAGAAGAGAGCGCAGCTTCTGTCACGAGCCAGTGTCATGAACGAGGCCCTGGAACTGTACAGGGAGGTTAGTGCCGGCCAAGGCACTGAAGGTTTCCTCTAG
- the LOC136464394 gene encoding uncharacterized protein, with protein MALEWVVLGYAAGAEAIMLLLLTLPGLDGLRRGMISVVRSALKPMMSVVPFCLFLLMDIYWKYETRPTCDDEHACTPSEHLRHQKSIMKSQRNALLIAAALLLYWILFSVTQIVVRLEQMLQRVDKLKKRDD; from the coding sequence atggcgctggaGTGGGTGGTGCTGGGCTACGCGGCGGGCGCGGAGGCgatcatgctgctgctgctgacgcTGCCGGGGCTCGACGGCCTGCGCCGGGGCATGATCTCCGTGGTGCGGAGCGCGCTCAAGCCCATGATGTCGGTGGTGCCCTTCTGCCTCTTCCTGCTCATGGACATCTACTGGAAGTACGAGACTCGCCCCACCTGCGACGACGAGCACGCCTGCACCCCCTCCGAGCACCTCCGCCACCAAAAGTCCATCATGAAGTCGCAGCGGAACGCGCTCCTCATCGCCGCCGCGCTGCTCCTCTACTGGATCCTCTTCTCCGTCACCCAGATCGTCGTCAGGCTCGAGCAGATGCTGCAGCGCGTCGACAAGCTCAAGAAGCGCGACGACTGA